The proteins below come from a single Papaver somniferum cultivar HN1 chromosome 11, ASM357369v1, whole genome shotgun sequence genomic window:
- the LOC113324077 gene encoding transcription initiation factor IIF subunit alpha-like: protein MSFDLKLKPSCGGCGSTSDLYGSNLDINSKDPCGFTYFQDDGDDDDEANEEEVRVSEFHLICMHSILSSDDIFLPELLNEADDDMSMSPVLAPKKKDTHTPKEELVDTPAKASHSASTPGTPSTKPKRKASGDDAKVANSAPLKTAKMETDSKSSAKEGSASASKGNNAIPLNRSASWSAKAPADPSTGPVTEEEIRAVLLESAPLTTQALVAEFRERLKSKEDKNAFAAILRRISKIQKFVVLRDNNAIPSRDSVSASTKAPAYPSTGPITEEEIRAVLLESAPLTTQALVAEFWERLKSKEEKNAFTAILRRILKIRKSDEANYVVLRDKINGGIRVRDQEHAAHSQGSRKSAVYGAPF, encoded by the exons ATGTCTTTTGATTTGAAATTAAAGCCATCATGTGGAGGTTGTGGATCAACTTCTGATCTTTACGGAAGCAATT TGGATATTAATTCCAAGGATCCATGCGGTTTTACATACTTCCAGGATGATGGCGACGATGATGATGAGGCTAATGAAGAGGAGG TTAGAGTTTCTGAATTTCACTTAATCTGCATGCATTCTATTCTGTCTTCCGATGACATTTTCTTGCCTGAACTTCTTAAC GAAGCGGATGATGATATGAGCATGTCACCTGTGTTGGCTCCAAAAAAGAAGGATACACATACACCTAAAGAAGAACTTGTTGACACTCCTGCAAAAGCATCACATTCAGCATCCACTCCTGGAACCCCATCTACAAAGCCTAAGAGAAAAGCATCTGGAGATGATGCTAAAGTTGCCAATAGTGCACCTTTGAAAACAGCGAAGATGGAAACC gaTTCCAAGTCTTCTGCAAAAGAGGGGTCTGCATCGGCTTCCAAAGGTAACAACGCCATACCTTTGAATCGTTCAGCTTCGTGGTCCGCCAAAGCTCCCGCAGACCCATCTACTGGCCCTGTTACCGAGGAAGAAATCAGGGCTGTCTTGCTAGAAAGTGCTCCGCTAACAACACAAGCTCTCGTGGCAGAATTCAGGGAAAGACTGAAATCAAAAGAG GACAAAAATGCTTTTGCTGCAATTTTGAGGCGAATTTCAAAGATACAGAAGTTTGTGGTATTAAGGGATAACAACGCCATACCTTCGAGAGATTCAGTTTCAGCGTCCACCAAAGCTCCTGCATACCCATCTACTGGCCCTATTACCGAGGAAGAAATCAGGGCTGTCTTGCTAGAAAGTGCTCCGCTAACAACACAAGCTCTCGTGGCAGAATTCTGGGAAAGACTGAAATCAAAAGAG GAGAAAAATGCTTTTACCGCAATTTTGAGACGAATTTTAAAGATACGAAAGTCCGATGAGGCCAACTACGTGGTATTAAGGGATAA GATCAATGGGGGTATTCGGGTAAGAGACCAAGAACATGCTGCACATAGCCAAGGATCAAGAAAATCAGCAGTTTATGGTGCACCATTCTAA
- the LOC113321151 gene encoding probable inositol transporter 2 has product MLTTSLIPQKQEDNQEQSYYLDLHGHDTTLLRKRFLVIVVALVACIGASICGYYTAIIYASFYAGEEARRPPWKYLREIDVTDMLCIHAAAFTLGALTLDKLNDSGGRLVPIASVDFIAFTFIPIGWCIGQDPFVNFWGLVFIGWAVGMVIPNLITYVSEISPPSMRGALVSTIFLQFAGGKMLYHLINLTSSTKDVETSPWKLGIVAAVIHFIVCAMMVLPESPRWLYRKGQKAKAVETLHMIRSAREVSGEVEAMESSMEAEIAKEGCIEDYDDWCDKAFPISIYFKRFDIRGRISYKRIFAGIGCLVAQQFVGMNMIMHLSYTVFNLIGPGYITKNDEEMEKVGALAIPLITSALSVVGIIFCTTLVDRCGRRRLLLVSMFGIITSLGLLSYVFRVNGQSLGIDDRIWYDNEGISPLGLLALVALAMYMIFYSLGIGTVPWIITSEIYPMKYRTVCAVIGAMAYWGSKLLIHHLFLDVVGYFIGITGTLLLLQLFSWLVGLFIYLYVPETMGFPLEDVEKLLLQQEKDI; this is encoded by the exons GTGGCTATTACACAG CAATAATTTACGCATCTTTCTATGCTGGAGAAGAGGCTCGAAGACCTCCTTGGAAATATTTACGAGAAATA GACGTGACTGATATGTTATGTATTCATGCGGCAGCTTTCACATTAGGAGCACTTACGCTTGATAAGCTTAATGACTCCGGGGGGAGGTTGGTGCCGATTGCATCAGTTGATTTTATTGCCTTTACCTTCATCCCTATTGGATGGTGTATCGGTCAGGATCCATTTGTCAACTTCTGGGGATTAGTATTTATAGGGTGGGCAGTTGGAATGGTCATCCCGAATTTAATAACTTATGTTTCCGAAATTTCTCCACCTTCCATGAGAGGTGCCCTAGTTAGCACAATTTTCCTGCAGTTTGCTGGAGGGAAAATGCTATATCATCTTATCAATTTAACATCCTCCACAAAGGATGTCGAAACATCGCCTTGGAAGCTTGGAATAGTTGCAGCTGTGATTCATTTTATTGTGTGTGCCATGATGGTGCTTCCGGAGTCCCCCAGATGGCTTTATAGAAAG GGCCAGAAAGCAAAAGCTGTGGAAACACTGCATATGATAAGATCTGCTCGTGAAGTTTCCGGAGAGGTGGAGGCAATGGAGTCATCAATGGAAGCAGAAATAGCCAAAGAAGGTTGCATAGAGGATTATGATGATTGGTGTGATAAAGCATTTCCCATCAGTATTTATTTCAAAAGATTCGACATAAGAGGTAGGATATCATATAAAAGAATTTTCGCGGGCATTGGTTGTCTAGTGGCTCAACAGTTTGTGGGTATGAACATGATCATGCACCTTAGCTACACGGTATTTAATCTCATTGGCCCTGGATATATTACTAAAAATGATGAAGAGATGGAAAAAGTGGGAGCATTGGCAATTCCTCTCATCACATCTGCTCTCTCAGTTGTCGGCATAATTTTCTGTACTACTTTAGTAGATCGTTGCGGGAGGAGACGGCTTCTTTTAGTTAGTATGTTTGGGATTATAACTTCACTTGGGTTGCTATCATACGTTTTTCGTGTTAATGGCCAGAGTCTTGGTATAGATGATCGGATTTGGTATGACAATGAAGGAATTTCCCCTCTTGGCTTATTAGCATTGGTGGCACTAGCGATGTACATGATATTCTACTCATTAGGCATAGGAACTGTACCATGGATCATAACTTCAGAGATATATCCGATGAAGTATCGAACTGTTTGTGCTGTCATTGGCGCAATGGCTTACTGGGGCTCCAAATTACTAATTCACCACCTTTTTCTGGACGTCGTGGGCTACTTTATTGGCATCACAGGTACGCTTCTTCTGTTGCAGTTGTTCTCATGGCTTGTTGGTTTGTTCATTTACTTGTATGTTCCTGAAACCATGGGGTTTCCGTtggaagatgttgagaagctctTGTTACAACAAGAAAAAGACATCTAA
- the LOC113321180 gene encoding protein SUPPRESSOR OF GENE SILENCING 3 homolog, with the protein MSQKRGGGRPYFPGSSSSPAKGKGVGGQVSGGSGSGNNKKAEVVHLGSNFAELSLDSGKDTKWEVVSRNKNRGGAGAPKQCRPQNYASTSRGPGKATLGAWQDRRPGGRGIMERQSLSTGRENQYMAPPANIPPPLPHGCQQGAGDVQVQPNVVGKAKDDIDSEVDEDMNEYSDNDIFSDGSSADESQKSHESCKKKKVFKKFFDILDKLSLDETNSSVRRWHCPACQNGPGEIDWFYGLQPLMAHAKTKVSKRVKLHRQFAELLDEELSRKGTSVVPAGEVYGKWHGLRQSVPDKAIVWPPMVVVMNTFLDKEDEKWTGMGNQELLALFSAYKAVKAQQSYGPKGHRGMGLLIFERTPTGYVEAVRLHNHFIKEGRDRDAWDRGGTLFFEGGKRKLYGFIASKEDMDSFNRHSTDKSKLKFEMRSYEEMVVIPLKQMDEDNQQLKWLMTKDVKNQRNAKAMEETIGVLSERLRKTAKDNRIVRERTLLQYEQNKEEMDQQEQFFKAQIEMIRQELVEKDRVFQEEQAECRKMQINVIDSGNTMDLKIRDKEIEKFIESQSKGIELFEAEKESLFQLHGEKKAELKRKHLQEANDLKCKHLQEDVDLEKELDTSLTELMNRYSSQSS; encoded by the exons ATGAGTCAGAAAAGAGGGGGTGGCAGGCCATATTTTCCTGGTAGTAGTAGTTCACCTGCAAAAGGGAAAGGTGTTGGTGGACAAGTCTCTGGAGGTTCAGGCTCTGGTAATAATAAAAAGGCTGAAGTTGTTCATCTGGGTTCTAATTTTGCAGAGCTAAGCCTTGATTCTGGTAAAGATACAAAGTGGGAGGTAGTGTCTCGCAACAAGAATCGAGGCGGGGCAGGTGCACCAAAACAGTGCCGTCCCCAGAATTATGCTTCTACATCCAGGGGCCCAGGAAAGGCTACATTAGGTGCCTGGCAGGATAGAAGACCAGGTGGAAGAGGAATTATGGAAAGACAATCTCTCAGTACAGGGAGGGAGAACCAGTACATGGCACCACCAGCCAATATTCCTCCCCCTCTACCACATGGTTGCCAGCAGGGTGCAGGGGATGTCCAAGTCCAACCTAATGTGGTTGGGAAAGCGAAAGATGATATTGACTCTGAGGTTGATGAAGACATGAATGAATATAGCGATAATGACATCTTTTCTGATGGTTCCAGTGCAGATGAAAGCCAGAAGAGCCATGAGAGCTGCAAAAAGAAAAAGGTGTTTAAGAAGTTCTTCGACATCTTAGATAAACTGAGCCTTGACGAAACAAATTCATCTGTGCGGCGGTGGCACTGTCCAGCATGCCAAAATGGACCAGGAGAAATTGATTGGTTCTATGGATTGCAACCACTAATGGCCCATGCTAAGACCAAGGTATCAAAGAGGGTGAAGCTTCATAGACAGTTTGCAGAACTCTTAGATGAGGAGCTAAGCCGGAAAGGAACTTCTGTTGTACCAGCTGGTGAGGTATATGGTAAATGGCATGGTCTTCGTCAATCGGTTCCTGATAAAGCAATTGTTTGGCCTCCCATGGTTGTGGTTATGAACACTTTTCTAGATAAAGAAGATGAGAAG TGGACTGGCATGGGTAATCAAGAGCTACTTGCTTTATTTAGTGCATACAAGGCAGTAAAGGCTCAGCAATCCTATGGTCCGAAAGGGCACCGGGGGATGGGTCTCCTCATATTTGAACGTACACCGACGGGCTATGTTGAAGCTGTGAGACTCCACAATCATTTTATTAAGGAAGGAAGAGACAGGGATGCTTGGGATCGTGGAGGAACTCTATTCTTTGAAGGTGGAAAACGCAAATTGTATGGTTTCATAGCAAGCAAGGAGGATATGGATAGCTTCAACCGCCATTCTACAG ATAAGTCAAAGCTGAAATTTGAAATGAGGTCATATGAAGAGATGGTAGTAATCCCATTGAAGCAAATGGATGAAGACAATCAGCAGCTGAAATGGCTTATGACCAAGGACGTTAAGAATCAAAGGAATGCAAAGGCCATGGAAGAAACAATTGGGGTGTTGAGTGAGAGATTACGAAAGACGGCGAAAGATAACCGCATTGTGCGAGAAAGAACATTATTGCAATATGAACAAAACAAGGAAGAG ATGGATCAACAAGAGCAATTTTTCAAGGCTCAAATAGAGATGATTCGTCAAGAGTTGGTGGAGAAAGACAGAGTTTTTCAAGAAGAGCAGGCAGAATGCAGGAAAATGCAGATTAATGTTATAGATTCCGGAAATACCATGGACCTTAAAATCAG GGACAAGGAGATTGAGAAATTTATCGAGTCTCAGTCAAAAGGCATAGAGTTATTCGAAGCAGAAAAAGAAAGCTTATTCCAACTGCATGGAGAGAAGAAAGCAGAGCTGAAGCGTAAGCATTTGCAAGAAGCCAATGACCTGAAATGTAAGCATTTGCAAGAAGACGTTGACCTGGAGAAAGAGTTGGATACATCGTTGACAGAACTCATGAACCGGTACAGTTCTCAATCCTCTTAA